The genomic region AGTCCGTCCGCGACGAGATCTCCAAGCTCGAGAAGAAGATCGCCAAGACCCGCAAGGATATCTTCGGCGGTCTCACCCGCTGGCAGATGACCCAGCTCGCGCGCCATCCCAACCGTCCCTACATGCTCGATTACATCAATTTCTGCTTCAAGAATTTCATCGAGATCCACGGCGATCGCGCCTTCCACGACGACCCGCCGATCGTGTGCGGATTCGCCGAGCTCGACGGCGAGCGCGTGGTCGTGATCGGGCACCAAAAAGGTCGCAACACGAAGGAAAAGATCTACCGCAACTTCGGCATGCCCAACCCCGAGGGGTACCGCAAGGCGCTGCGCGTGATGAAGCTGGCCGAGAAGTTCCACCTCCCCATCATCACCTTCATCGACACGCCCGGCGCGTTTCCCGGCATCGGCGCCGAAGAGCGGGGCCAATCCGAGGCGATCGCCCGCAACCTCCTCGAGATGTCCCACCTCAAGACGCCCATCGTCGTCGCGGTCATCGGCGAGGGGGGCAGCGGGGGCGCGTTGGCGCTCGGCGT from Candidatus Deferrimicrobiaceae bacterium harbors:
- a CDS encoding acetyl-CoA carboxylase carboxyltransferase subunit alpha; this translates as MILQYLDFERPLVELENKLEQLGPIDDGSDKSVRDEISKLEKKIAKTRKDIFGGLTRWQMTQLARHPNRPYMLDYINFCFKNFIEIHGDRAFHDDPPIVCGFAELDGERVVVIGHQKGRNTKEKIYRNFGMPNPEGYRKALRVMKLAEKFHLPIITFIDTPGAFPGIGAEERGQSEAIARNLLEMSHLKTPIVVAVIGEGGSGGALALGVGDEILMMQYSIYSVISPEGCASILWRDAAKAETAAEMMKITSPDLLKFGVIDRIIPEPEGGAHRDHKEAAESLKKELIQSLAALTPLPIPELLDRRYAKFRAMGQFKKKAGGTA